In a genomic window of Salegentibacter salegens:
- a CDS encoding RagB/SusD family nutrient uptake outer membrane protein: protein MKTKVMRLKNIKGLCVGLICSILLNSCSENFVDLQPISETTTVNFYQTADDIRNAVNGAYAALQADGISIDSYVFGEIRSDNAMPVPSGSVTSQDEFDRFYIQSTNPYIEERWNDSYRAISRCNIILERIENIEMEEDMRNMYIGEVKFIRAYVYFELVRTYGDVPLVLKEIQNPNEAYEYGRNLTAEVYSQIESDLQEAEAALSPYNEDLGRATGVLAQLCLLLLPGVPPGEENFSFSFHWWLSPTLADLQI from the coding sequence ATGAAAACGAAAGTAATGAGATTAAAGAATATAAAAGGTCTCTGCGTGGGTCTAATATGTAGTATTCTCTTGAATTCTTGTAGTGAAAACTTTGTGGATCTACAACCGATTTCTGAAACTACAACGGTTAATTTTTATCAAACCGCTGATGATATTAGGAATGCTGTGAACGGGGCCTATGCAGCACTGCAGGCGGACGGGATATCAATAGATAGTTATGTTTTTGGAGAAATTCGTTCTGATAACGCCATGCCGGTTCCATCAGGCTCAGTTACGAGCCAGGATGAATTTGATAGGTTCTATATACAATCAACAAATCCTTATATAGAGGAACGTTGGAATGATAGTTACCGTGCAATCTCTCGATGCAATATCATCTTGGAGAGGATTGAAAACATAGAGATGGAGGAAGATATGAGAAATATGTATATAGGAGAAGTGAAATTTATTCGAGCATATGTTTATTTTGAGTTAGTCCGCACGTATGGAGATGTCCCGTTGGTTTTGAAGGAAATCCAAAATCCAAATGAAGCATATGAGTATGGCCGAAATTTAACAGCAGAAGTTTATTCTCAAATTGAAAGTGATCTTCAGGAGGCAGAAGCAGCTTTGTCACCATATAATGAAGATTTAGGACGTGCGACGGGAGTGTTAGCTCAACTCTGTCTGCTTCTTCTCCCGGGGGTACCCCCGGGAGAAGAAAATTT